A stretch of Solanum stenotomum isolate F172 unplaced genomic scaffold, ASM1918654v1 scaffold11127, whole genome shotgun sequence DNA encodes these proteins:
- the LOC125849854 gene encoding extensin-2-like: MAKIAYLLTTLLVALVSLSFPSECKANYYYTSPPPPTPVYKYKSPPPPVYKYKSPPPPPPVYKSPPPPVYKYKSPPPPPVYKYKSPPPPVYKYKSPPPPPPVYKYKSPPPPVYKYKSPPPPPPVYKYKSPPPPVYKYKSPPPPPPVYKYKSPPPPVYKYKSPPPPVYKYKSPPPPTPVYKYKSPPPPVYKYKSPPPPVYKYKSPPPPVYKYKSPPPPVYKYKSPPPPVYKYKSPPPPVYKYKSPPPPVYKYKSPPPPVYKYKSPPPPVYKYKSPPPPVYKYKSPPPPVYKYKSPPPPVYKYKSPPPPVYKYKSPPPPPPVYKYKSPPPPVYKYKSPPPPVYKYKSPPPPVHKSPAPYYYTSPPPPSHY, from the exons ATGGCTAAAATAGCCTATCTTCTTACCACTCTTTTAGTGGCTTTAGTGTCACTTAGCTTCCCTTCAGAATGCAAAGCAAATTACTACTATACATCTCCACCCCCACCAACCCCAGTTTATAAGTATAAGTCTCCGCCACCACCAGTTTATAAGTACAagtcaccaccaccaccacctcccGTCTATAAATCCCCACCACCACCCGTTTATAAGTATAAAtctccaccaccacctccaGTTTACAAGTACAAATCTCCACCACCACCTGTCTACAAGTACAAGtctcctccaccaccacctccagtttacaaatacaaatctcCACCACCACCTGTCTATAAGTACAAGtctcctccaccaccacctccaGTTTATAAGTACAAATCTCCACCACCACCCGTATATAAGTATAAGtctcctccaccaccacctccaGTTTACAAGTACAAATCTCCACCACCACCTGTCTATAAATACAAGTCTCCACCACCACCGGTCTACA AGTACAAgtctccaccaccaccaactCCAGTTTACAAGTACAAATCTCCACCACCACCCGTTTATAAGTACAAGTCTCCACCACCACCCGTCTACAAGTACAAGTCTCCCCCACCACCCGTCTACAAGTACAAGTCTCCACCACCACCCGTCTACAAGTACAAGTCACCACCACCACCCGTCTACAAGTACAAGTCTCCACCACCACCCGTCTACAAGTACAAGTCTCCACCACCTCCAGTCTATAAGTACAAGTCTCCACCACCACCCGTTTACAAATACAAGTCTCCACCACCTCCAGTCTACAAGTACAAATCTCCACCACCACCTGTCTACAAGTACAAGTCTCCACCACCTCCAGTCTACAAGTACAAGTCTCCACCACCTCCAGTCTACAAGTACAAATCTCCACCGCCACCTGTTTACAAGTACAAATCTCCTCCACCACCTCCTCCAGTTTACAAGTACAagtcaccaccaccaccagttTACAAATACAAGTCACCACCACCACCCgtttacaaatacaaatcacCCCCACCCCCAGTTCACAAGTCTCCAGCCCCTTATTATTACACTTCTCCACCTCCTCCTAGCCACTACTAG
- the LOC125849859 gene encoding extensin-1: MGKMASLVATLLVVLVSLSLASESSANYQYSSPPPPKKPYHPSPTPYHPAPVYKSPPPPMKPYHPAPVYKSPPPPTPVYKSPPPPVKPYHPAPVYKSPPPPTPVYKSPPPPTPVYKSPPPPVKPYHPAPVYKSPPPPTPIYKSPPPVKPYHPAPVYKSPPPPTPVYNSPPPPVKPYHPSPTPHHPTPVYKSPPPHYIYSSPPPPHHY, translated from the coding sequence ATGGGGAAAATGGCCTCTCTAGTTGCTACCCTTTTAGTGGTTTTAGTGTCACTTAGCTTAGCTTCCGAAAGCTCAGCAAATTATCAATACTCATCTCCCCCACCACCAAAGAAGCCATACCACCCTTCACCAACACCTTATCATCCCGCACCAGTTTACAAGTCACCACCACCACCGATGAAGCCATACCATCCTGCACCAGTTTATAAGTCACCACCACCTCCAACACCTGTTTACAagtcaccaccaccaccagtgAAGCCATACCATCCTGCACCAGTATACAAGTCTCCACCACCACCTACTCCAGTTTACAAGTCACCACCACCCCCAACACCTGTTTACAagtcaccaccaccaccagtgAAGCCATACCATCCTGCACCAGTATACAAGTCTCCACCACCCCCAACTCCCATTTACAAATCACCACCACCAGTGAAGCCATACCATCCTGCACCAGTATACAAGTCTCCACCACCCCCAACTCCCGTTTACAATTCCCCACCACCACCAGTGAAGCCATATCATCCTTCACCAACACCACACCATCCTACACCAGTATACAAGTCTCCACCACCTCACTATATTTACTCCTCGCCCCCTCCTCCCCACCATTACTAA